GTAAAACTCAGTGCGGATAACTTTTCTTCAGCTCAGATTTCTATTATGAAAATTTTATCGTATGTTGGAATTCCTACAAAACAGTCCAAAGTCTAAATAATTTTTTCCCAAGAAATAACTTAAACTTAACATATTCATAAATAAATTTCCTTTAATTATAGAAGCCTTCTTTCAGGAAATTTTTTGAATAAAAAGCAAGTTATTCGTCTTTGGTAATATTAGAGGGTTTTTAAATAACTCTCAGCTAAATTCGAATGAATATTTGGAAACTTGCAATAGGAGGATTAACGGTTATATTTCCGTTATTCTACTTCATGCAGAGTTCTTCTTCCGGTATGATGGAAGCGGATAGAAATCTTCCTGAATTCCAGATAAGCGAAGAAGCAGGTAAAACCGTAGATATACGCGAGACTCTGATCGGAAAAGAGAATCTGGTCTATTTCGGATATTTAAACTGCAAGACAGTATGTCATGGCAGTTTGCAGAAATTGAAAAATCTAATTTCGAAACAAAAAGATCTAAGACTCGTATTCGTAAGCTTAGATCCTGAAAAAGATACGGAAGAACGTTTCGAAAAATATTTCTCGGATCTAAAATCCGAAACTAAATTTATCCGGCTGGAGTCGCGGGGCAGGGCCTTTGAACTTGCAAGACTTTTCGGAATTATAGCGTTTTCTTCCGATAAAAGCGGGGAAATAGACCATCCGGATTCGGTCCTTTGGGTGAATTCTCAAGGAAGGATCAAAGGATTAATTTTTGAATTTGATAAACATTGGGATCAAAACCCAAAAGAACTTATAAAATTCATAAGCGATAAAAAAGAACAAAAGTTTTCAAACATTTAAGCGATTCATAATAAACGAAAAGTAAAACCGGAACCTTCGAAAGACAGGATCCAAAATAAATAAAGTCCAAATCGGACCTAAAATAAAACCCTTCCGGGAAAATATATGAATCCGCCTCAGCATAAACAAAGTATCCAAGATACTGCAAAACTGAAATTTAAAGAAGAAACTAAGAAAGTAGACCGTTTCTTCTACATTCTTCTTTTGGCCCATATTCCTTTTGCGCTCGCATTATCTTTAGAATACGGGACTTGGAAATTTGTATTAAATTCCTCTATAATCATTGGGACACTTTCGAGCATTGGCTTCCTGTTCCTAAGAGGCGAATATATCCTAAGAGTTTTAAATGCTGTCCTTATCATGGCCTGGTCAGGGATATTGATCCAGTCTCAATTCGGAAGAATAGAGATGCATTTTCATGTATTCGTTGCATTGGCATTTCTTCTCTATTATAGAGATTGGAAAACACTTCTCCCCGGAGCATTGTATATCGCGGTCCATCATGGACTGTTCTCCTTCTGCCAAAGTATAGGATATAAAATTTCGGAAACTCCGATTATCATTTTCAACTACGGAAATGGATGGGAGATAGTCCTTTTACATGCAATTTTTGTAATTTTCGAGACCGGAATATTGATCTACTTCTCCACAACGTTCAAAAAAGAATTTTTGAACCAGGCAATCAGTCTAGCGGAACTGGAAGAAGTCCGAAAATATAACGTTTCCATCCAGGGAGAAGTGAGAGAAAAATCCGAATCTGTAAACGGAATTTTAGAAGGCCTGGTCCAAAGTTCCGCAACCGTAGCGGACAGAACGACCGACCAGGCAAATAGTTTAGAAGAAATTAATGCAAGCATGAACCAAATCGCGGACGCGATCTCAGACGTTTCCGATTCCACCAAAAAACAGTTAGAAGCAACCGGGACATTGGAACATTCTTTTCAAAATTTAGAGATCAGCTTTCAAGATATGGAAGCAGGACTCGTTTCCACTAAAACATTATTCGAAACTGCATGGAAACATGCGAGAGAATCGGAAGAAAGCCTAATAGCGATCGAAAAATCCATTAAAAGGATAGAATCCAGTTCTTCCAGCACCACTGCAAAATTGGGAACAATTACGGATATCGCAGATAAAGTAAACCTTCTCGCATTAAACGCGTCCATAGAGGCAGCAAGAGCCGGCGAACACGGAAGAGGATTCGCAGTGGTAGCGGACGAGATCTCAAAATTAGCGGACCAAACGGCAAATACGATCAAAGAAATTTCCAGATTGATCAGAGATGGAAAAGAAGAAATGACTAAGAACACGGATATAGTTCAATCCGGTACGAAAACAATCTCATTGATCTTGGGGGATGTGGATTCTATCAAAGAAAGTCTGGATTCCTTCTTTTCTCTTTTAGAAAAACAAACCGATATCCGGGTGACTGTAGCAGGCGCCTTGTTCAAGGCGGGAGAAATTTCCCAAAATGTTCACGAAGCAACGGAAGCAGAAAAGAAAAGTTTGGAAGAGATCAGAAACTTTTTAGATCGGATCCAAAATTCGAATTCTATCATAGCAACGCAGGCACTTGAAGCGGCAGACCAAGCCAGAAAATGTGAAAAATTAAGCGATTCTTTACAAAAACAAGTCCAAGACTTCAAAGCCTAAACTCCGGAACTCAATTGGAAATTTTTTTCTTAACTTAGAAAGAATTTTCCAATCTGCAAAATTTTTCGTTTGAAATATTTTCTTTCCAAAAGGAAGGTTCCTATTTGTTTCCGGACCCTTACCATGAAAAAGTTTCTGTTTATCTCCGCTTCCGCATTAGCCGTCGCGGTCTTTTTAGCAATCCCAGGCACTATCAGTTCCCAAAGCGGCGATATCGAAGCAGCCATCCAAGCAGCTTGTAACCGTTTGGTAGAAGGTGGACTGTACAAAAGCTGCAAACCAGCTCCAGGATTCTCACTCGGACAAGGTTATTACAGCCAATCCGCTCAAATTAAATGCCAATGTGAGAACAAATCCGATAACGGAAAAACAATCGTTACCATTTCTCTCTGGCAAGGATATTGATCCTTTCTTAGATCCCGGCTTTCATAAGTTTCATTTCTTTATTTACGAAGCCGGGATCTATCTTACGCGAGAGGCCCTAGTGCAAAACCTAATGCGACATAATACCTATTATCGGAAGTTGGGAATATGTCCTCAAAAGGTGAATCCTATCAAAAATAGCCCCCAATCTGTCGAAGTGCCTACAAACTCCCTCAAAAATCACTCAAATCATCATGCAGGATCAGATCGTCTAGATACACATTTGCATAATCAGTCCGAATTCCTGAAGTTCCCCAGCTAAAAGTTCCATCCGTGATCGACAACTGCAGAACATGATCCACATAAAAATCTATATGATTTCCGATCGCAACCAAGGTCAGTTTATACCATTGTTTGGTATTAAAAGACTTTGGATTTCCCGACTGATCCTTCAGAGTTCCAGTCGCTAAGGTGGTATAAGTCCCACAGAGCTTCTTCTTAAAATAAACTGTTCCATCACTTCTGAGAGACGCCACATATAGATCATTTTCAGTTCTATATCTTGTAAATAGATGGATTCCCTGCCAACTATCCGAAGAAGCCTGCCAAGAATCTATATAGAACCGAGCCTCCAATGCCTGATCCGTCCACTTCACCCTAGAACCATTATACAAACCTTGGATCAACATCCTGAAATTATAATCTTCCGTTTTCGCCCTTTTATAAACCCCATTGGAAAGATGTTTGGATACCAAGGTGCCGGAAGTAACCTCAAGATGAGATTGTAAAGACTTATTAGAACTGGCTTCTATCACGGTTCCGTCCGCATACGTTTCAAAACCTTCGAAAGAAACTCCTGCAGGAGTTTGCCAAGGATAGACCTCGCTTGATCCGCTTGGATAATAACCTGTTCCTGGAAAAAATTCATAAGTCCCGGGAGGATTACAGGAACTCGCCTCTAACCGGTTTATAGTTTGGGCAGAAGGACCTAAAACTTGTTCCAGAACGATACTCATTCCAAAATCAAAAACGCCTAAATATAAAAAAGCGGCAAAACCTAACATTCTTAAGGTGGAAGCCATCTTGTCACCCATCCAATTATTTTCGACCCAGGATCAAATCCCTTCGAGTTTCGAAAGTCAAGTAGTAACTAGTCCGCAGTATAAAACTCTTTTACGGTTAGAAGATGGAAAGATACGAAAAGTAGAAAGAATCCAATAACGTCTGAACGAACGGTAAAATTAGAAGTCTAAATATCTATACTAGTAACGACAAGACGTAGTGTAATTTCTAGACCGTATTACAAAATATGCATAGACCGGTTTCTATTTTCGATAAGTCCTGCCAATACTTCGGTCTGGAAAATTATTTTTACTAGTATGTAATCAATTAATTACTTAAAATATTGAATTCAAAACTTCCAGATAGGAATTTGGTCCTATGCGACCATCCGTTTCCGTTATACTCCCTACATACAACGAAAGCAAAAACCTACCTATTGCGGCAGATAGGATTACCAGATCTTTATCCGATTACCGTCATGAGATCATCGTGGTAGACGACGATAGCCCGGATCATACCTGGGAAATTGCGGAACATCTTCAGGAAAAGATCCCACAACTTAAAGTGATCCGTAGATTAAGCGGCAAAGGTTTATCTTCCGCAGTTTTAACAGGTATGGGCGCTGCAGAAGGAGAAGTTTTCGTAGTAATGGATTCCGACCTCCAACACGACGAAAAGATCCTTCCTGAAATGATCCGTTCTTTTTACGAGCGTGACGTGGATCTTTGTCTAGGAACAAGATACGCCAAGGGCGGATCCACAGGAAAATGGTCTCTGGCCAGGATTGGCATCAGCAGATTTGCGACCTTTTTAGCGAAAGGACTTTTGGGTCTTCCTGTTTCGGATCCAATGAGCGGTTATTTCGGTATTAAACGTTCCGTGTATTCGGAAACTAAAAACTCGATCAACCCAAGAGGATTTAAGATCCTATTGGAATTTTTGGGAAGAAGTAAAGAAAATCTAAAAATAGAAGAAATCCCTTATACTTTCCAAACTAGAATGTATGGAGAGACCAAACTGAATAATTCCGTGATCAAAAATTTCTTTTTGGCAATCTTGGATATTCGTTTTGGAAAATGGATCTCTCCGACTTTCCTGCTCTATTCACTAGTGGGAGCAAGCGGTGTACTTGTTAACTTAGTCGGGTTTCTAATCGCAGAATTAAGCAAGTTTCCGGAAGTACAAACAGGGATCTCCTTTTTGGATCCTTTTTCACTTTCCGTATTTTTTGGGATAGAACTTTCAATCCTGTCCAACTTCTTCTTAAATAACTACTTTACGTTTTATGAAAGAAGATATTCTGGAAAAAATTTGGCCTTTGGGTTCCTATTATTCCATTTAGTGAGTATGGTGGGGATTTTAGTGCAAATGTCAGTATTCCATTTTATTTACTATTCTATTTTCAAACAATGGAATGGGCCCTCCGAACTTACTTTAAAATTCAGTGCAGATATTCTTTCCATTCTTACAGCAATGGCTTCCAACTATTTCCTGAATTCCAATCTCACTTGGTCTAAAAAACCGGAACTAAACAGCTAAAAACAAGGCGGGAGGATTTTCTCGCCTAAGTTTTAATTGATTTCTTCTCTAGGAATTCTTAAATTATAAAAGCCTGCCTTTCAGGCTAAAGAAGAAGGTTAACTACCTTCGAAATTTCAGTATCGGAGAAAAATATGCCCAAGGTGCTGGTTCCCTTTGCGGATGGAATGGAAGAAATGGAAGCAGTCATCGTAGTAGACGTACTCCGAAGAGCCGGGATAGAAGTTGTCTCCGCCGGAATTTCTACGAATACTGTTACGGCATCCAGAGGAGTAAAATTAGTCTCCGATTCACTTCTATCCGAATTAGATCCTTCCTCATTCGATATGATCGTTTTACCGGGAGGAAACCAAGGTACTAAAAATCTGAATGCAAGTCCTTTGGTTTCCGAAATATTAAAAAACTTTAAAAAAGAAGATCGATGGATTGGCGCAATCTGTGCTGCACCGAATGTTCTACTGACTCACAAAATTCTGCAGAACCAAAAATTCACTGCATTTCCAGGAAGTGTCCCGCCGGACGAAAAATACACGGGAAATAGATTGGAACTTTCAGACAAAATTTTAACCAGTATTGGTCCGGGCTCCGCATTCGAATTTTCTTTAAAAATTGTAGAACTTCTGTCCGGGATCGAAAAAAGAAAAGAAGTGGAAAAGAACTTACATTTACCTTCTTAAAAATGCAACTCTCCACCGTATTAATCGAAAAATTCAAAACTTCTAAAAATATCTTAGCGCTCACAGGTGCCGGAATTTCCGCAGAAAGTGGAGTTCCTACATTCAGAGGAAAGGAAGGTCTTTGGAAAGAATACAGAGCGGAAGAACTTGCAACTCCTCATGCATTCAAGCGGGATCCTAAACTAGTTTGGGAATGGTATCTCTGGAGAATAGAACTGATCTCGACCAAGTCTCCGAATCCTGCTCATTTTGCTTT
The nucleotide sequence above comes from Leptospira dzoumogneensis. Encoded proteins:
- a CDS encoding SCO family protein — encoded protein: MNIWKLAIGGLTVIFPLFYFMQSSSSGMMEADRNLPEFQISEEAGKTVDIRETLIGKENLVYFGYLNCKTVCHGSLQKLKNLISKQKDLRLVFVSLDPEKDTEERFEKYFSDLKSETKFIRLESRGRAFELARLFGIIAFSSDKSGEIDHPDSVLWVNSQGRIKGLIFEFDKHWDQNPKELIKFISDKKEQKFSNI
- a CDS encoding methyl-accepting chemotaxis protein codes for the protein MNPPQHKQSIQDTAKLKFKEETKKVDRFFYILLLAHIPFALALSLEYGTWKFVLNSSIIIGTLSSIGFLFLRGEYILRVLNAVLIMAWSGILIQSQFGRIEMHFHVFVALAFLLYYRDWKTLLPGALYIAVHHGLFSFCQSIGYKISETPIIIFNYGNGWEIVLLHAIFVIFETGILIYFSTTFKKEFLNQAISLAELEEVRKYNVSIQGEVREKSESVNGILEGLVQSSATVADRTTDQANSLEEINASMNQIADAISDVSDSTKKQLEATGTLEHSFQNLEISFQDMEAGLVSTKTLFETAWKHARESEESLIAIEKSIKRIESSSSSTTAKLGTITDIADKVNLLALNASIEAARAGEHGRGFAVVADEISKLADQTANTIKEISRLIRDGKEEMTKNTDIVQSGTKTISLILGDVDSIKESLDSFFSLLEKQTDIRVTVAGALFKAGEISQNVHEATEAEKKSLEEIRNFLDRIQNSNSIIATQALEAADQARKCEKLSDSLQKQVQDFKA
- a CDS encoding pectate lyase is translated as MGDKMASTLRMLGFAAFLYLGVFDFGMSIVLEQVLGPSAQTINRLEASSCNPPGTYEFFPGTGYYPSGSSEVYPWQTPAGVSFEGFETYADGTVIEASSNKSLQSHLEVTSGTLVSKHLSNGVYKRAKTEDYNFRMLIQGLYNGSRVKWTDQALEARFYIDSWQASSDSWQGIHLFTRYRTENDLYVASLRSDGTVYFKKKLCGTYTTLATGTLKDQSGNPKSFNTKQWYKLTLVAIGNHIDFYVDHVLQLSITDGTFSWGTSGIRTDYANVYLDDLILHDDLSDF
- a CDS encoding glycosyltransferase, whose amino-acid sequence is MRPSVSVILPTYNESKNLPIAADRITRSLSDYRHEIIVVDDDSPDHTWEIAEHLQEKIPQLKVIRRLSGKGLSSAVLTGMGAAEGEVFVVMDSDLQHDEKILPEMIRSFYERDVDLCLGTRYAKGGSTGKWSLARIGISRFATFLAKGLLGLPVSDPMSGYFGIKRSVYSETKNSINPRGFKILLEFLGRSKENLKIEEIPYTFQTRMYGETKLNNSVIKNFFLAILDIRFGKWISPTFLLYSLVGASGVLVNLVGFLIAELSKFPEVQTGISFLDPFSLSVFFGIELSILSNFFLNNYFTFYERRYSGKNLAFGFLLFHLVSMVGILVQMSVFHFIYYSIFKQWNGPSELTLKFSADILSILTAMASNYFLNSNLTWSKKPELNS
- a CDS encoding DJ-1 family glyoxalase III codes for the protein MPKVLVPFADGMEEMEAVIVVDVLRRAGIEVVSAGISTNTVTASRGVKLVSDSLLSELDPSSFDMIVLPGGNQGTKNLNASPLVSEILKNFKKEDRWIGAICAAPNVLLTHKILQNQKFTAFPGSVPPDEKYTGNRLELSDKILTSIGPGSAFEFSLKIVELLSGIEKRKEVEKNLHLPS